From a region of the Myxococcus fulvus genome:
- a CDS encoding aspartate:alanine exchanger family transporter, producing the protein MRHTALLAGAAVVGLAVIAFAQGQPTPAVQPQPHGVFGAVLDYMRRQPFILLFLVVAVGYALGELKVKGVGMGSTAATLLLALIVSFWAFDAYKIEYALPEFTSTVFFNLFIFAIGMKVGPQFLGGIHREGKHLILLSLLVPLLSSALVYASRYFTHLAPGLLAGILSGANTATPGFGAAQAALASGSAALTGDAARQAPGNLTTSYAFLYCISMVLFTVMMSVMPKMFGRDAVADGKKMEKELAGEDSAPLPGTADSFIRGYMPLDLRVFRVENPALEGRTVADLDHAHPRVAIERVYHDGRVYNPPPDLVLSRGDEVAMLGPVSLLLAGGPHIGPEVDDSKLRNVKFDTVEFIVHDKQVVGKTLGELALRMGHGIYLNALFRAGDQLPVSREQVVNKGDVMRITGSPKRVADLRKVLGPPVKPSLSTDIITLGLGLAAGALLGAITVPLFGIKFSLGSAVGLLIVSIGLSILRTHNPALGGPFPESARQLLEDVGLNVFIAILGLNSGAGVAHAIEGGLLGPTLIIGSIAAFIPPIIGWMVGQYIFKMNSAVLMGAIAGARCNSAGMRAAQEASKSIVPAIGYPVTFAISNLLLTLICYLFALMG; encoded by the coding sequence ATGCGCCATACCGCCCTGCTCGCGGGGGCCGCCGTCGTGGGTCTCGCGGTCATCGCCTTCGCCCAGGGGCAGCCGACGCCCGCCGTGCAACCCCAGCCCCACGGCGTCTTCGGCGCGGTGCTGGACTACATGCGCCGGCAGCCCTTCATCCTGCTCTTCCTCGTCGTGGCCGTCGGCTACGCGCTCGGCGAGCTGAAGGTGAAGGGCGTGGGCATGGGCTCCACGGCGGCCACGCTGCTGCTGGCCCTCATCGTCAGCTTCTGGGCCTTCGATGCCTACAAAATCGAATACGCCCTGCCGGAGTTCACCAGCACGGTGTTCTTCAACCTCTTCATCTTCGCCATCGGCATGAAGGTAGGGCCGCAGTTCCTCGGCGGAATCCATCGCGAGGGCAAGCACCTCATCCTGCTGTCCCTGCTGGTGCCGCTGTTGTCCTCCGCGCTGGTCTACGCCTCGCGGTACTTCACGCACCTGGCGCCCGGCCTGCTCGCGGGCATCCTCTCCGGCGCGAACACGGCGACGCCAGGCTTCGGCGCGGCGCAGGCGGCGCTGGCCAGCGGCTCGGCGGCGCTGACAGGGGACGCCGCGCGGCAGGCGCCCGGCAACCTCACGACGTCCTACGCGTTCCTGTACTGCATCAGCATGGTGCTCTTCACCGTGATGATGTCGGTGATGCCGAAGATGTTCGGCCGCGACGCGGTGGCGGACGGCAAGAAGATGGAGAAGGAGCTGGCGGGCGAGGACTCCGCGCCGCTGCCGGGCACGGCGGACTCGTTCATCCGGGGCTACATGCCGTTGGACCTGCGGGTGTTCCGCGTGGAGAACCCCGCGCTGGAGGGACGCACCGTGGCGGACCTGGACCATGCGCACCCGCGCGTGGCCATCGAGCGCGTCTACCACGACGGCCGCGTCTACAACCCGCCGCCGGACCTGGTGCTGAGCCGGGGCGACGAGGTGGCGATGCTCGGCCCCGTGTCGCTGCTCTTGGCCGGCGGGCCCCACATCGGCCCGGAGGTGGACGACTCCAAGCTGCGCAACGTGAAGTTCGACACGGTGGAGTTCATCGTCCACGACAAGCAGGTCGTCGGGAAGACGCTGGGCGAGCTGGCGCTGCGCATGGGCCACGGCATCTACCTCAACGCCCTGTTCCGGGCGGGTGACCAGTTGCCGGTGAGCCGCGAGCAGGTGGTGAACAAGGGCGACGTGATGCGCATCACCGGCAGCCCCAAGCGCGTGGCGGACCTGCGCAAGGTGCTGGGTCCTCCCGTCAAGCCGAGCCTCTCCACGGACATCATCACCCTGGGCCTGGGGCTCGCGGCGGGCGCGCTGCTCGGCGCGATCACCGTTCCCCTCTTCGGCATCAAGTTCAGCCTTGGCTCGGCGGTGGGCCTGCTCATCGTGAGCATCGGCCTGAGCATCCTGCGCACGCACAACCCCGCGCTCGGCGGCCCGTTCCCGGAGTCCGCGCGTCAGCTGCTCGAAGACGTGGGGCTGAATGTCTTCATCGCCATCCTCGGCCTGAACTCCGGCGCGGGCGTGGCGCACGCCATCGAGGGCGGCCTGCTGGGGCCCACGCTCATCATCGGCTCCATCGCGGCCTTCATCCCGCCCATCATCGGCTGGATGGTGGGCCAGTACATCTTCAAGATGAACAGCGCGGTGCTGATGGGCGCCATCGCCGGAGCGCGGTGCAACAGCGCCGGCATGCGCGCGGCGCAGGAGGCGTCGAAGAGCATCGTCCCCGCCATCGGCTACCCGGTGACGTTCGCCATCTCGAACCTGCTGCTGACCCTCATCTGCTACCTGTTCGCCCTGATGGGCTGA
- a CDS encoding outer membrane beta-barrel protein, translating into MPRCIARLVLLSSLLIPLVARGGPLRQVAEDPAAGFVEDSPPMAGRFTFNLGAGLVFPVGESHSRFKAGWGFLIGAGYHLTERFGLRAEYQYSDYNLKSDVLPDERVSGGHVMQYGDLNLFLGLLSGRRLGLYVTAGPGLYYRKVELSQFAGTGFIPVCDPWFFTCYTEVVPVDVILDSRSSTDIGVNGGVGLTYRLYGTVRVYLEARYHHIFGPEYQTATGARRANGQYLPINLGLSF; encoded by the coding sequence ATGCCTCGGTGCATCGCCAGGCTCGTGCTGTTGTCCTCGCTGCTCATTCCCCTGGTTGCGCGAGGAGGTCCGCTCAGACAGGTCGCGGAGGACCCCGCGGCGGGCTTCGTGGAGGACTCGCCGCCGATGGCCGGGCGCTTCACCTTCAACCTGGGCGCCGGCCTCGTCTTCCCTGTCGGCGAGTCCCACAGTCGCTTCAAGGCGGGCTGGGGCTTCCTGATCGGCGCCGGCTACCACCTCACCGAGCGCTTCGGCCTCCGCGCCGAATACCAGTACAGCGACTACAACCTGAAGAGCGACGTCCTGCCGGACGAGCGCGTCTCCGGCGGGCATGTCATGCAGTACGGAGACCTGAACCTCTTCCTGGGCCTGTTGTCGGGCAGACGCCTGGGGCTCTACGTGACGGCGGGGCCGGGCCTCTACTACCGCAAGGTGGAGCTCTCCCAGTTCGCCGGCACGGGGTTCATCCCCGTGTGCGACCCCTGGTTCTTCACCTGCTACACGGAAGTCGTCCCCGTGGACGTCATCCTCGACTCGCGCAGCTCCACGGACATCGGCGTGAATGGCGGCGTGGGCCTCACGTACCGGCTCTACGGCACGGTGCGCGTGTACCTGGAGGCGCGCTACCACCACATCTTCGGCCCGGAGTACCAGACGGCCACGGGCGCGCGCCGGGCGAACGGCCAGTACCTGCCCATCAACCTGGGGCTGAGCTTCTGA
- a CDS encoding SulP family inorganic anion transporter has translation MTRLTATAGWRRARRYVPGLGWMSAYSRAWLRPDLLSALTIGAMLVPQGLAYAQIVGVRPVTGLYAGVAAMLAYALFGPSRHLMLGPEAGAAIIAASALGGVVSGDDPARYASLAALLALMVGLLSLVAGLFKTGALADFLSKPILIGYTNGAALIIIGSQLARMFGLERRAEDFPGQVLEVGRNLHGMHLPTVLLGVGIIGCLVLLRQWLPRLPGPLVLVVLTTVAASVFQLHHAGVKVVGPIAASPPSFGLPSVGFSDVRALLPAALSLALVNYASSVLAGRLYADKHHYRLDGNQELLGQAAANVACAFTQGFPVTGSDSRTAVNDAMGGKSQLVGVVAAVLVAVFALFFTPLLQNLPLVTLGGIVIVAAVYLVDVSSLVALWRIRRVEAVLAVVTTVAVLVLGILQGILVAVALALGDLIRRAAHPHDAVLGEREGVAGWHDITRHEGTRTVPGLLVYRFDAPMFFANARHLREQVRVLVARASPPVREVVLDASAVFDLDVTAAEGLEKLRQELEDEGIVLVIADANAPLRGMLRRTGMMERLGEENVYLTVEAAVARFQRRGAGVPPEPPSSPALH, from the coding sequence GTGACGAGGCTCACCGCGACAGCAGGCTGGCGGCGGGCCCGGCGGTATGTGCCGGGGCTGGGGTGGATGTCCGCCTACTCGCGGGCGTGGTTGCGCCCGGACCTGCTCTCCGCGCTGACGATTGGCGCGATGCTGGTGCCTCAGGGGTTGGCATACGCGCAGATTGTCGGCGTGCGCCCGGTCACCGGCCTGTACGCGGGCGTGGCGGCGATGCTGGCCTACGCGCTCTTTGGTCCCTCGCGTCACCTGATGCTGGGGCCTGAGGCGGGCGCGGCCATCATCGCCGCCAGCGCCCTGGGCGGCGTCGTGTCGGGGGATGACCCCGCGCGGTATGCGTCGCTCGCGGCGCTGCTGGCGTTGATGGTGGGGCTGCTGAGCCTGGTGGCGGGCCTGTTCAAGACGGGGGCGCTGGCGGACTTCCTCTCCAAGCCCATCCTCATCGGCTACACCAACGGGGCCGCGCTCATCATCATCGGCAGCCAGCTGGCGCGGATGTTCGGCCTGGAGCGGCGGGCCGAGGACTTCCCGGGCCAGGTGCTGGAGGTCGGACGCAACCTGCACGGCATGCACCTGCCCACGGTGCTGCTGGGGGTGGGCATCATCGGGTGCCTCGTCCTGCTGAGGCAGTGGCTCCCGAGGCTGCCCGGGCCGCTCGTCTTGGTCGTGCTCACCACCGTGGCGGCGAGCGTGTTCCAGCTCCACCACGCGGGCGTGAAGGTCGTGGGGCCCATCGCCGCCTCGCCGCCGTCGTTCGGTCTGCCCTCGGTGGGCTTCTCGGATGTGCGGGCGTTGCTGCCCGCGGCGCTCAGCCTGGCGTTGGTGAACTACGCGAGCTCGGTGCTCGCGGGGCGGCTGTATGCCGACAAGCACCACTATCGGCTGGATGGGAACCAGGAGCTGCTCGGGCAGGCGGCGGCGAACGTGGCGTGTGCCTTCACGCAAGGCTTCCCGGTGACGGGCAGTGACTCGCGCACGGCGGTCAACGACGCGATGGGCGGGAAGTCGCAGCTGGTGGGCGTGGTGGCCGCGGTGCTGGTCGCCGTGTTCGCGCTCTTCTTCACGCCGTTGCTCCAGAACCTGCCCCTGGTGACGCTGGGGGGCATCGTCATCGTCGCGGCGGTGTACCTGGTGGACGTGTCCTCGCTGGTGGCCTTGTGGCGGATTCGGCGCGTGGAGGCGGTGCTCGCGGTGGTGACGACGGTGGCGGTGCTGGTGCTCGGCATCCTCCAGGGCATCCTCGTCGCCGTCGCGCTGGCGCTGGGGGACCTCATCCGCAGGGCGGCGCATCCCCATGACGCGGTGCTCGGCGAGCGGGAGGGCGTGGCGGGATGGCACGACATCACGCGGCACGAGGGCACGCGCACCGTCCCGGGGCTCCTGGTGTACCGCTTCGATGCGCCGATGTTCTTCGCCAACGCTCGGCACCTGCGCGAACAGGTGCGCGTCCTGGTGGCCCGGGCGTCACCTCCGGTGCGCGAGGTGGTGCTGGACGCGAGCGCCGTGTTCGACCTGGACGTCACGGCGGCGGAGGGGTTGGAGAAGCTGCGCCAGGAACTGGAGGACGAGGGCATCGTCCTGGTCATCGCGGACGCGAACGCGCCGCTGCGAGGGATGCTGCGGCGCACGGGGATGATGGAGCGGCTGGGGGAGGAGAACGTCTACCTCACCGTGGAGGCCGCCGTGGCGCGGTTCCAGCGGCGCGGAGCAGGGGTGCCTCCCGAGCCTCCGTCATCACCGGCCCTGCATTGA
- the sugE gene encoding quaternary ammonium compound efflux SMR transporter SugE has protein sequence MAWIILLIAGLLEVCWAIGLKYTEGFTRLVPSVLTGTAIVASMFLLSTAAKTLPIGTAYAVWVGIGALGAAVLGVVLFHEPLTPMRIVFLSMLLVAIIGLKATSGAGH, from the coding sequence ATGGCGTGGATCATCCTCCTCATCGCAGGGCTGCTCGAGGTGTGCTGGGCCATCGGTCTCAAATACACCGAGGGCTTCACCCGTCTTGTCCCCAGCGTCCTCACGGGCACGGCCATCGTGGCCAGCATGTTCCTGTTGTCCACGGCGGCGAAGACGCTGCCCATCGGCACGGCCTACGCGGTGTGGGTGGGCATCGGGGCGCTCGGCGCCGCGGTGCTGGGCGTGGTGCTCTTCCATGAGCCGCTCACCCCGATGCGCATCGTGTTCCTGTCGATGCTGCTGGTCGCCATCATCGGTCTGAAGGCGACGAGCGGCGCGGGCCACTGA
- a CDS encoding amidohydrolase: protein MEVTETLQRHEPAHAWRPHLTSAHEQLAPRLEAFYRDLHAHPELSMQEQQTAAKVAKWLEGSGFEVTTGVGRHGVVGMLRNGPGPTVLLRADMDGLPVEEKTGRPDASRVTAKDSQGDTVPVMHACGHDVHLTCLVGVAELLASSRNHWRGTLMMVAQPAEETLQGARAMMSDGLYARFGTPSVALAQHVGPLPVGLVGHHRGASMMASASVRVRIHGKGGHGSQPHATVDPVVIAAYLVTRLQTIVSREVDLSRGGAVVSVGSLHAGHRANVIPDEAVLELTVRTPTDALQDQLIDAISRMARAECEAGRAPRPPDIEVMSRTRVMVNDDTYYHRVRAAHAAWFGEDRLVDMGMASGSEDFPYFDGRTSNDESKAEVPLVYWFFGGTSHDAWKRAPGRTLWEKLQSLPSNHSPHFDPSLDCLRFGCESMLLAALACLDEEPKAEQEPAPRAGKRLH from the coding sequence ATGGAAGTGACGGAGACCTTGCAACGGCACGAGCCCGCGCATGCCTGGCGCCCACACCTGACGTCCGCGCACGAGCAGCTCGCGCCCAGGTTGGAGGCGTTCTATCGGGACCTGCATGCGCACCCGGAGCTGTCCATGCAGGAGCAGCAGACGGCCGCGAAGGTGGCGAAGTGGCTGGAGGGCAGCGGCTTCGAGGTGACCACGGGCGTGGGGAGGCACGGCGTGGTCGGCATGCTGCGCAACGGACCGGGGCCCACGGTGCTCCTGCGCGCGGACATGGATGGGCTCCCCGTGGAGGAGAAGACGGGGCGGCCCGACGCGAGCCGGGTGACGGCGAAGGACTCCCAGGGGGACACGGTGCCGGTGATGCATGCCTGCGGGCATGACGTGCACCTGACGTGTCTGGTGGGCGTGGCGGAGCTGCTCGCGTCGTCGCGCAACCACTGGCGGGGCACGTTGATGATGGTGGCGCAGCCCGCGGAGGAGACGCTCCAGGGCGCGCGGGCGATGATGAGCGACGGGCTGTATGCGCGCTTCGGCACGCCGTCCGTGGCGCTCGCGCAGCACGTGGGGCCGCTGCCCGTGGGGCTGGTGGGGCACCACCGGGGCGCGTCGATGATGGCGTCCGCGAGCGTGCGGGTGCGCATCCACGGCAAGGGCGGACATGGCTCGCAGCCGCACGCCACGGTGGACCCCGTGGTCATCGCGGCGTACCTGGTGACGCGGCTGCAGACCATCGTCTCGCGCGAGGTGGACCTCTCCCGCGGGGGCGCGGTGGTCTCGGTGGGGAGCCTGCACGCGGGGCATCGCGCGAACGTCATCCCGGACGAGGCGGTGCTGGAGCTGACGGTGCGCACGCCGACCGACGCGCTCCAGGACCAGCTCATCGACGCCATCTCGAGGATGGCCCGCGCGGAGTGCGAGGCGGGGCGCGCGCCTCGGCCTCCGGACATCGAGGTGATGAGCCGCACGCGGGTGATGGTGAACGACGACACGTACTACCACCGGGTGCGCGCCGCGCACGCCGCCTGGTTCGGCGAGGACCGCCTGGTCGACATGGGCATGGCGAGCGGCAGCGAGGACTTCCCGTACTTCGACGGGCGCACGTCCAACGACGAGTCGAAGGCGGAGGTCCCGCTCGTCTACTGGTTCTTCGGCGGCACGTCCCACGACGCGTGGAAGCGCGCTCCGGGCAGGACGCTCTGGGAGAAGCTGCAGAGCCTGCCGTCGAACCACTCGCCGCACTTCGACCCGTCACTCGACTGTCTGCGCTTCGGCTGCGAGTCGATGCTGCTGGCTGCGCTGGCGTGTCTGGACGAGGAGCCGAAGGCGGAGCAGGAGCCGGCGCCGAGGGCAGGCAAGCGCCTGCACTGA
- a CDS encoding ATP-binding protein yields MSQDDKREPRRLVDLLRRGMSQAKQQPSAGLAQLEADWKQRELEQRRVAAEERARHESAQVLAWPSHLELCGAPADAVAGLRGEAPLETAALRAARHVLRERLRSLLLSGGPGTGKTTGACYLFRAAVRGDRGLSAWDSSAGLFIDWARLVRGGDSEEPRRLLSRAAQVRVLVLDDVGGEASGPRHRELLEELVEQRDKPDLVTAYTTRLSVQRREGGPSLFAECVGARVVSRMSRQGTFHLADCGNRDLRQGAKP; encoded by the coding sequence ATGAGCCAGGACGACAAGCGGGAGCCTCGGCGGCTGGTGGACCTGCTGCGTCGGGGCATGTCCCAGGCGAAGCAGCAGCCCTCGGCGGGGCTGGCCCAGCTGGAGGCGGACTGGAAGCAGCGGGAGCTGGAGCAGCGGAGGGTCGCGGCGGAGGAGCGCGCGCGGCATGAGTCCGCCCAGGTTCTCGCGTGGCCTTCGCACCTGGAGCTGTGTGGTGCTCCGGCCGACGCCGTGGCGGGCCTTCGTGGGGAGGCGCCGCTCGAGACGGCGGCGCTCCGCGCGGCTCGGCATGTGCTGCGGGAGCGGCTGCGCAGCCTGCTGTTGTCGGGAGGCCCTGGCACGGGGAAGACGACCGGGGCGTGCTACCTGTTCCGGGCCGCCGTGCGCGGCGACCGGGGCCTGTCGGCGTGGGATTCGTCGGCGGGCCTCTTCATCGACTGGGCGCGGCTGGTGCGCGGAGGGGACTCGGAGGAGCCGCGGCGGTTGCTCTCGCGGGCGGCCCAGGTGCGCGTCCTGGTGCTGGACGACGTCGGTGGGGAGGCGTCGGGCCCGCGGCATCGGGAGCTGCTGGAGGAGCTGGTGGAGCAGCGGGACAAGCCGGACCTGGTGACGGCCTATACGACGCGCCTCTCGGTGCAGCGGCGCGAAGGCGGGCCCTCGCTCTTCGCCGAGTGCGTGGGGGCCCGCGTGGTCTCGCGCATGAGCCGCCAGGGGACGTTCCACCTGGCGGACTGTGGGAACCGGGACCTGCGTCAGGGCGCGAAGCCGTGA
- a CDS encoding methyl-accepting chemotaxis protein: MRLSLVHKITLAPVVVALFFALLSMGYTIPRLRQAFEEQGHEMSMAVPTALASAMADLLRNREQQEVQPTLDAVAREGALAYVALVDARGSLVAVSGPHASVLREHVEGLAISKTGTPLEAQGVELLDMAAPVPGGLGAVHVGFNRTDARGRIESVLGNMQLILIAVLLVLMGAAWTLSRRMVAPLISLTGAVRRIAEHGDLREPVHVSTRDEVGELALAVGILVGKLKDLLHQLHSSTELLSDSVLGLNESASEQNQMVSRQAAAVQETQVTAQEIRQTALLASNSAQSVIEVAERAEALGRTGEEAVAASIDGLVDLRSQVEQITERIMSLGERTQQIGGITETVKDLADQSHLLAVNAAIEAARSGEHGKGFAVVAREIRALADQSIRATNQVRKILNDIGEAIAGTVQITAEGTQRMEAGLAQARASGDTLRELTTIVQDSTASARQIAQTVNQQATGIEQIFTAVNELNALMGDTVKRISNTNESAVSLKMLSERVAEVVRAYRV; the protein is encoded by the coding sequence ATGCGACTCTCCCTCGTCCATAAAATCACCCTGGCGCCTGTCGTCGTGGCGCTGTTCTTCGCCCTGCTGTCCATGGGCTACACCATTCCGCGTCTGCGCCAGGCCTTCGAGGAGCAGGGCCACGAGATGAGCATGGCGGTGCCGACGGCGCTCGCCTCCGCGATGGCGGACCTGTTGCGCAACCGTGAGCAGCAGGAGGTCCAGCCCACGCTGGACGCGGTGGCTCGGGAGGGGGCGCTCGCCTATGTCGCGCTGGTGGATGCGCGGGGCTCGCTGGTCGCCGTGTCCGGGCCCCACGCGTCTGTCCTGCGCGAGCACGTGGAGGGGCTGGCCATCTCGAAGACGGGGACTCCGCTCGAGGCGCAGGGCGTGGAGCTGCTCGACATGGCGGCTCCGGTCCCCGGTGGACTGGGGGCCGTGCACGTGGGCTTCAACCGCACGGATGCTCGTGGCCGCATCGAGAGCGTCCTTGGGAACATGCAGCTCATCCTGATCGCCGTGCTCCTGGTGTTGATGGGCGCGGCGTGGACGCTGAGCCGTCGCATGGTGGCTCCGCTCATCTCGCTCACGGGGGCCGTGCGCCGCATCGCCGAGCATGGGGACTTGCGGGAGCCGGTGCACGTCTCGACGCGGGACGAGGTGGGGGAGCTGGCGCTCGCGGTGGGCATCCTGGTGGGCAAGCTCAAGGACCTCTTGCACCAGCTCCACTCGTCCACGGAGCTCTTGAGTGACTCCGTGCTGGGGCTCAACGAGTCCGCCAGCGAGCAGAACCAGATGGTCTCCCGGCAGGCCGCCGCGGTGCAGGAGACGCAGGTGACGGCGCAGGAGATCCGTCAGACGGCGCTGCTCGCGTCGAACTCCGCGCAGTCCGTCATCGAGGTGGCGGAGCGCGCCGAGGCGTTGGGCAGGACGGGCGAGGAGGCGGTGGCCGCGAGCATCGATGGGCTGGTGGACCTGCGCTCCCAGGTGGAGCAGATCACCGAGCGCATCATGTCGCTGGGGGAGAGGACGCAGCAGATTGGCGGAATCACGGAGACGGTGAAGGACCTGGCGGACCAGTCGCATCTGCTCGCGGTGAACGCGGCCATCGAGGCGGCTCGATCGGGCGAGCACGGCAAGGGATTCGCGGTGGTGGCCCGGGAGATTCGCGCGCTGGCGGACCAGTCCATCCGCGCGACGAATCAGGTGCGGAAGATCCTCAACGACATTGGTGAGGCGATTGCGGGGACGGTGCAGATCACCGCGGAGGGGACCCAGCGGATGGAGGCGGGCCTCGCGCAGGCCCGCGCGTCCGGGGACACGCTGCGCGAGCTGACGACCATCGTCCAGGACAGCACGGCGTCCGCGCGGCAGATTGCCCAGACGGTGAACCAGCAGGCCACCGGCATCGAGCAGATCTTCACCGCGGTCAATGAGCTGAACGCGCTGATGGGCGACACGGTGAAGCGGATCTCGAACACCAACGAGTCAGCCGTGTCGTTGAA